One Scleropages formosus chromosome 8, fSclFor1.1, whole genome shotgun sequence DNA window includes the following coding sequences:
- the rai1 gene encoding retinoic acid-induced protein 1, giving the protein MQSFRERSGFQGNQPCYQQEPHELSRLENYRNHHSQARQGYEVHSLETAATAAVGVGSKDCYGQPAYPRYTGGGGSAPAKKQYKGAKISGQPLPGGFGNRLGTAYSAQYMSEGHIQQKWEDPAHLTQYKQDMVGRLEVASRPGRNGPQYLEHSVQPISQSQCSHTPQPSAPVYTSHHQQILPQNASPSPLAYNQGHLHYPQHSQSLSSSTSSYMEKCSSVSHCYKGYTMGPNSQYSRPVGSSNSLKQSTYRSPNNYTYQQPSSRSTYEQQSSLQGMTNAQDSLSKYQHFSQQQQSYCLSDMSVRSPEHYYQNCSPSSGHSPARSVGRSPSYSSTPSPLMVNSETFQYNQPPLPIGSSSSAGLQEQGLLMPPHSHTSPSINHPKTNYTGSMKDRFSEKLLSNPSLWSLNALTSQVESISNNVQQLLLSEALVANKKSSKRSTTKKGEDFKGQMRSLEDSTCSDVQQASLVTEPFNTPQTQEGYSSSCEDQQDRSYYCCGQNRSPSQANANSQLVQEMVSSCSLTSPDEMLNMAEDCVPSLQIAQAGNNLNSVSWLQSGEAVVDVSVNASLKNMGKKSPQSIAIPTPQQPEFLADSQSPGDSFKENSEDSGWQEKQVQENKVMKKTSVSHCSDNVEVFNVSEQIEEKEQHQQQEKGWSENEKGPALLHVISKALTEKKHCGNTGDKLYQGMQNQCDPGEEDCVEKCGSLCNLSCRGDVDTDEKLMKTEMYASELPIDPDIPEKTMSFFWRDDFVQDQYLSIKEDNSELPQFNSRSELLEERLSTVEKETEEALEEQHSVPSYQPGELRKEKETLLPSEEVINNTIWSREAGKFCRLDEEQRDKVPAITEATAQENTLVRVERRSVACDIAPPTHSASTAFSALPEKATPPPQAREHIDRRDAEVLEPDSPQLPGKSILPSAPSWANTPPSPKKGDEDIEPGISCPSAVTPSIKPEPAAPTANIRLFNRKHGRGRKGQTGKQMQAGVRIRRHLIMEADAPMARQEVTLPSSESEIFPDHTCAAQKDISRQLPKCFAENFPSRMCTRSVSALTNPKAFLQLKRQLGPKVSEDGATKDCMGHPKDLITKIKWMRQKSPEQTAVDQVTCTESLTGSDQQHESQETALILPPLTKDLKAMVLRSRKPTQYNLLKETAKDKRAMTVFPKKIKETKKQKDALQNDKACLYPKQPQAGAHQRVYKSLTSKTGEKIVSPNKRKSNIYSMVPLKKHKGTQPETHQRKDPQLPAALAGVKGPKNKLRRGEHFKVSLSSYHTKENPLASNTSEIHSSPPQCPTKTKYLPPRKGRGLKYEAMVQKITSPGSKKHVSNPQVENVPIDLMSKTKQQDFEPKEMVKALEEKPGQNGSMWSIEAMTDGACTKTAIRKRKGLVTEGEEEPGPPKETSGAVVNMPRLAKQRAIKNNHEMHLKQRRKRRKGPTPAESTTSAEEPELPTAASAAAFTGKLASSTQMIIDGGVCRRGKCKALRTKKSQANALAKDGSRKQNILKKTGPKKRIRKSTKARKTTEMGPSTKAKQREQISPVAQQNQAPTPLKHALCKTTKKESRPLFCPYVHIDSSRSFGLHCTVVNRPEEELLLLQTKKKSPSKIKNSVSVAKAIANSSVMLQGPLVNKSLIDRCLTCCLCGKPANFRELGDLCGPYYPEDSIPRKALSFRYKLELQKDREKVSCSTVSASPLKREGALSCSGLASLGGATERPTRAERPSGESIMTRPTFRERYRKLQQLQGCNRKATDGGALTLFQRLQLEAEAKEHWAHEACAIWTGGVILVTGKLYGLKEAAHTAAETPCSRCQNVGASVSCCWKGCTQTFHYVCAKEMGCLLEEDNFSMKCIKHKAMM; this is encoded by the exons ATGCAGTCCTTCAGAGAACGgagtggtttccaaggcaaccaGCCCTGCTACCAGCAGGAACCCCATGAATTATCACGCCTTGAGAATTACAGAAATCATCACAGCCAGGCCAGACAAGGCTACGAGGTGCACTCCCTTGAAACAGCGGCAACGGCAGCCGTGGGAGTCGGATCTAAGGACTGTTATGGCCAACCTGCCTACCCCAGGTACACTGgcggtggtggctctgcgccaGCTAAGAAGCAGTACAAAGGGGCTAAGATTTCAGGCCAGCCCCTACCTGGCGGTTTCGGTAACCGCCTGGGCACTGCCTATTCGGCACAGTATATGAGTGAAGGCCACATTCAGCAGAAGTGGGAGGATCCTGCTCACCTGACGCAATACAAGCAAGACATGGTGGGTCGTCTGGAGGTGGCCAGCAGGCCGGGAAGAAATGGCCCCCAGTATCTCGAGCACAGTGTCCAGCCCATTTCCCAAAGCCAGTGCTCCCACACCCCTCAACCCTCTGCTCCAGTTTACACCAGCCACCATCAACAGATCCTCCCGCAAAATGCATCCCCATCTCCTCTGGCCTACAACCAGGGCCATCTGCACTACCCCCAGCATTCTCAGTCTCTGTCATCCTCCACATCGTCCTATATGGAAAAGTGCAGCTCTGTTTCCCACTGTTACAAAGGCTACACTATGGGTCCCAACTCCCAATACAGCCGGCCAGTGGGGAGCAGCAATAGCTTAAAGCAGAGTACATACAGATCCCCAAACAACTACACATACCAGCAGCCTTCTTCAAGATCTACCTATGAACAGCAGTCTTCCCTACAGGGGATGACCAATGCCCAGGACAGCCTTTCAAAATACCAACATTTTAGCCAGCAGCAACAGAGTTATTGTCTATCAGATATGTCTGTGAGGTCACCAGAGCATTACTACCAGAACTGTAGCCCCAGTTCTGGTCACTCTCCAGCCCGATCAGTTGGAAGATCTCCTTCATACAGCTCCACCCCTTCTCCCTTAATGGTCAACTCAGAGACGTTCCAGTACAACCAGCCTCCCCTCCCCATAGGATCCTCATCCTCTGCAGGCCTCCAGGAACAGGGGCTGCTGATGCCCCCACATTCCCACACATCCCCTAGCATCAACCAcccaaaaacaaattacaccGGCTCAATGAAGGACAGATTCTCTGAAAAGCTGCTCTCCAACCCCAGCCTATGGAGTCTCAATGCCCTAACCTCTCAAGTAGAGAGCATATCCAATAATGTTCAGCAACTGCTGCTCTCTGAGGCTCTCGTAGCCAACAAAAAAAGTAGTAAGCGTAGCACTACCAAGAAGGGCGAAGATTTTAAGGGCCAAATGCGATCACTTGAGGACTCCACTTGCTCAGATGTCCAGCAGGCTTCCCTTGTGACAGAGCCCTTCAACACTCCCCAGACACAAGAAGGATACTCCAGCAGCTGCGAGGACCAGCAGGATAGGAGCTATTACTGCTGTGGCCAAAACAGAAGTCCATCGCAGGCTAACGCCAATTCACAGCTTGTCCAGGAAATGGTGTCCTCCTGTTCTCTGACATCACCCGATGAAATGTTGAACATGGCAGAGGACTGTGTTCCCAGCTTGCAGATTGCACAGGCTGGTAACAACCTGAATTCTGTCTCATGGCTGCAGAGTGGAGAGGCTGTAGTGGATGTCAGTGTCAATGCCTCATTGAAGAACATGGGAAAGAAATCTCCCCAAAGCATAGCCATTCCAAccccacagcagccagagttcctTGCTGACAGTCAAAGTCCAGGAGACTCTTTTAAGGAGAACTCTGAAGATTCAGGTTGGCAGGAAAAGCAAGTACAGGAAAACAAGGTGATGAAGAAAACTTCAGTTTCTCACTGCAGTGACAATGTAGAAGTCTTTAATGTGAGTGAGCAGATAGAGGAGAAGGAACAACATCAGCAACAAGAGAAAGGATGGTCAGAGAATGAGAAAGGCCCGGCTTTGCTTCATGTGATAAGTAAAgcactgactgaaaaaaaacactgcggcaacacaggggacaaACTGTACCAGGGGATGCAAAACCAATGTGATCCAGGTGAAGAAGACTGCGTTGAAAAGTGTGGCAGCCTCTGCAACCTGAGCTGCAGAGGAGACGTGGACACTGATGAGAAactgatgaaaacagaaatgtacgCATCAGAGTTGCCCATTGATCCTGACATACCTGAGAAAACAATGTCTTTCTTTTGGAGAGACGACTTTGTGCAAGATCAATATTTAAGCATAAAGGAGGACAACTCGGAGCTCCCCCAATTTAACTCCAGGAGTGAGCTTTTGGAAGAGAGGCTTTCAACTGTcgaaaaagaaacagaagaagcTCTTGAAGAGCAGCACTCTGTCCCCTCCTATCAGCCTGGTGAACTAAGAAAAGAGAAGGAGACTCTGTTGCCCTCGGAGGAGGtcattaataatacaatatgGTCACGAGAAGCTGGAAAATTCTGCCGCCTGGACGAGGAACAAAGGGACAAGGTTCCAGCAATCACAGAAGCCACGGCCCAAGAGAACACACTAGTGAGAGTTGAAAGGAGGTCAGTAGCTTGTGACATTGCACCTCCTACTCACTCAGCAAGCACTGCTTTCTCAGCCCTCCCTGAAAAAGCAACACCTCCACCCCAGGCAAGGGAACACATTGATCGCAGGGACGCTGAGGTGCTGGAGCCCGACTCCCCTCAGTTGCCAGGCAAGTCCATTTTGCCCTCAGCACCTTCCTGGGCCAACACTCCACCCTCACCCAAGAAAGGGGATGAAGACATAGAGCCTGGGATAAGCTGCCCAAGCGCAGTGACACCATCCATTAAACCAGAGCCAGCAGCCCCTACCGCTAATATTCGTCTATTCAACAGAAAGCATGGGCGGGGAAGAAAGGGTCAAACAGGGAAACAGATGCAAGCAGGTGTTCGAATAAGGAGACATCTAATAATGGAAGCAGATGCTCCCATGGCGCGTCAGGAAGTCACGTTGCCTTCTAGCGAAAGCGAAATATTTCCTGATCATACATGTGCTGCTCAAAAGGACATTTCCAGGCAATTGCCTAAGTGTTTTGCTGAGAACTTCCCTTCCAGGATGTGTACCCGCTCTGTCAGTGCCCTAACCAATCCCAAAGCCTTCCTCCAGCTGAAACGACAGCTGGGTCCAAAGGTTTCAGAAGATGGTGCCACCAAGGACTGCATGGGTCACCCAAAGGACTTAATCACAAAGATTAAGTGGATGAGGCAAAAAAGCCCTGAACAAACAGCTGTGGACCAAGTGACCTGCACTGAAAGCTTGACTGGGAGTGACCAGCAGCATGAGAGCCAGGAAACAGCTTTGATTTTGCCTCCACTAACTAAAGACTTAAAGGCCATGGTCCTTAGGTCTCGAAAACCAACACAGTACAACCTGCTTAAGGAAACTGCGAAAGACAAAAGGGCAATGACTGTATTTCCTAAGAAGATAAAGGAAACTAAAAAGCAAAAGGATGCTTTGCAGAACGACAAGGCTTGCTTGTACCCAAAGCAACCCCAAGCTGGTGCCCATCAGCGAGTTTACAAAAGTTTGACTAGCAAAACAGGTGAGAAGATTGTATCTCCCAACAAAAGAAAGTCGAACATCTATTCTATGGTCCcactaaaaaaacataaaggaaCACAACCAGAGACACATCAAAGAAAGGATCCTCAGCTACCAGCTGCACTGGCAGGAGTGAAAGGACCTAAGAACAAGCTAAGGCGGGGAGAACATTTTAAAGTGTCTCTGAGCAGTTACCATACCAAAGAAAACCCTCTTGCTAGTAATACAAGTGAGATCCACAGTTCTCCTCCTCAATGTCCTACGAAAACAAAGTATCTCCCTCCAAGAAAAGGCCGAGGCCTGAAGTATGAAGCAATGGTTCAAAAAATTACATCACCAGGGTCAAAAAAGCATGTTTCAAATCCTCAAGTGGAGAACGTACCCATAGATCTGATGTCAAAAACTAAACAGCAGGATTTTGAACCAAAGGAAATGGTGAAGGCCTTGGAGGAGAAGCCAGGGCAGAATGGGAGTATGTGGAGCATAGAAGCAATGACGGATGGTGCCTGCACCAAAACTGCCATTCGGAAGAGGAAAGGGTTGGTCACTGAAGGTGAGGAAGAGCCTGGGCCTCCAAAAGAGACCAGCGGTGCTGTTGTCAACATGCCCAGGCTGGCGAAGCAACGGGCCATTAAGAACAACCACGAGATGCACTTgaagcagaggaggaagagaaggaaaggTCCTACTCCTGCTGAGAGTACCACCAGTGCAGAGGAGCCTGAGCTGCCCACCGCCGCTTCAGCAGCAGCCTTCACAGGGAAGCTGGCAAGCAGCACACAGATGATCATAGATGGTGGTGTGTGCAGGAGGGGGAAGTGCAAAGCGCTGCGCACAAAGAAGAGCCAGGCAAACGCATTGGCTAAGGATGGCAGCAGAAAGCAAAACATTCTCAAAAAAACAGGGCCCAAAAAGAGAATCAGAAAGAGCACCAAAGCTAGGAAGACTACAGAAATGGGGCCGAGCACTAAGGCGAAGCAGAGGGAGCAAATCTCTCCAGTGGCGCAGCAAAACCAGGCACCAACGCCTTTAAAACACGCCTTGTGTAAgactacaaaaaaagaaagccgGCCCCTTTTCTGCCCGTACGTGCACATCGACAGTTCGAGAAGCTTTGGCTTGCATTGCACCGTTGTCAACAGGCCTGAGGAGGAGCTGCTTCTTCTTCAAACCAAGAAGAAGAGCCCTTCCAAAATCAAGAACTCTGTTTCTGTTGCCAAGGCAATTGCAAACTCCTCAGTCATGCTGCAGGGGCCCTTGGTTAATAAAAGCCTAATTGACAGGTGTCTGACTTGTTGCCTGTGTGGAAAGCCAGCAAATTTCAGAGAGCTCGGGGACCTGTGTGGACCGTATTACCCCGAGGACAGCATCCCAAGGAAGGCACTGTCATTCAGATACAAACTGGAGTTGCAGAAGGACAGGGAGAAAGTGAGCTGCAGTACAGTTTCAGCCAGCCCTCTGAAAAGGGAAGGAGCGCTGAGCTGCAGTGGGCTTGCCAGCCTCGGCGGAGCGACTGAAAGGCCCACAAGGGCAGAGAGGCCATCAGGGGAGAGCATTATGACCCGGCCTACTTTCCGGGAAAGATACAggaagctgcagcagctccagggtTGCAATAGAAAAGCCACAGATGGAGGCGCCTTGACCTTGTTCCAGaggctgcagctggaggcagaGGCTAAGGAGCACTGGGCCCACGAGGCCTGTGCCATTTGGACCGGTGGGGTGATCCTGGTCACTGGAAAGCTGTATGGCCTGAAGGAGGCAGCACACACTGCTGCTGAAACG CCGTGCTCCAGGTGTCAGAATGTGGGCGCATCAGTCAGCTGCTGCTGGAAGGGCTGCACACAGACGTTCCACTACGTCTGTGCCAAGGAGATGG GTTGCTTGCTAGAAGAAGACAACTTTTCaatgaaatgtataaaacacaAG GCCATGATGTGA